Proteins encoded in a region of the Rhodopirellula halodulae genome:
- a CDS encoding cytidine deaminase: MTDVHSQTSEIDPPSDEEVQRLIHAAISARDHAYAPHSHFYVGAALLTHDGRIVEGCNVENASYSLTQCAERTAVCTAVAGGYRMFHAVAIASIGGAMPCGACRQVLAEFGSDLFVYTIDVIDGDQQMRRLSELLPDAFSTSDIPNR; this comes from the coding sequence ATGACCGATGTCCACAGCCAAACGTCCGAGATCGATCCTCCCTCTGACGAAGAGGTTCAACGGTTGATCCATGCGGCGATCTCGGCGCGAGACCATGCCTATGCACCGCACAGTCATTTCTATGTGGGTGCCGCACTGCTGACCCATGACGGTCGGATTGTGGAAGGCTGCAACGTTGAGAACGCCAGTTATTCGCTGACACAGTGTGCGGAGCGAACAGCGGTCTGCACGGCGGTCGCGGGTGGTTACCGAATGTTCCACGCGGTTGCAATTGCCAGCATCGGTGGTGCGATGCCCTGCGGTGCCTGTCGCCAGGTCTTGGCTGAGTTTGGTTCCGATTTGTTCGTCTACACGATTGACGTGATCGACGGTGATCAACAAATGCGTCGTCTTTCTGAGTTGCTGCCTGACGCCTTTTCGACGTCAGACATTCCGAACCGCTGA
- a CDS encoding S1C family serine protease, with protein MTSRSTLVADISTRCHRPRCHRYCFHGHSFQSHCGWPAALIVMLLGLTFGLHHASRLHADDAAQVSARTLSKAFRDAARQATPSVVTVSSYGQNDTSSNNASSDSQDGSDDFQEDLPNEQVQPSPPREFEDGKYELTGLGSGVIINPFHDASDDDALESSNQYWVMTNNHVINNAKKVTIQFPDETELVAEKVHGDPASDIAVLQVTSDEPLTVAQYGDSTTLDIGDWVLAIGSPFKLEATVSAGIISAKNRILKQIRRSRLLQTDAAINPGNSGGPLVDLDGNVVAINTAIATRNGSYQGIGFAIPIDQAKWLARELAKYGTVRRSTLGITTAELTAKIAKKVRLPEGLGVLVYEIIRNSAADRAGLKQLDVITEFAGQPVHKPIDLRDAIERQPVGSKQSFKIIRGGEEMELEATLAPVDDPTASPGEEE; from the coding sequence ATGACTTCACGTTCAACTCTCGTTGCTGACATCTCCACCCGCTGTCACCGTCCGCGTTGCCACCGTTATTGCTTCCACGGTCACTCCTTCCAAAGTCATTGTGGTTGGCCCGCCGCATTGATTGTGATGCTGCTTGGATTGACCTTCGGACTCCATCACGCAAGTCGCCTTCATGCTGACGATGCCGCACAGGTGAGTGCCCGGACACTTTCCAAAGCCTTTCGTGATGCGGCTCGCCAAGCCACTCCTTCCGTCGTCACCGTTTCCTCCTACGGCCAAAACGACACGTCCTCGAACAATGCGTCGTCCGATTCGCAAGATGGATCAGATGATTTCCAAGAGGACCTTCCGAATGAACAAGTTCAACCGTCGCCACCGAGGGAATTTGAAGATGGCAAGTATGAGCTGACGGGCCTGGGTTCGGGGGTGATCATCAATCCGTTTCACGACGCGAGCGATGACGATGCATTGGAAAGCTCCAATCAATACTGGGTGATGACAAACAATCACGTGATCAACAATGCGAAGAAAGTAACCATCCAATTCCCAGACGAAACCGAACTTGTGGCCGAAAAAGTGCATGGCGATCCAGCCAGCGATATCGCGGTGCTTCAGGTGACTTCCGATGAACCTTTGACCGTCGCCCAATACGGCGATTCAACGACGCTGGACATCGGTGATTGGGTGCTGGCGATCGGCAGCCCTTTTAAACTGGAAGCCACAGTGAGTGCGGGCATCATCAGCGCGAAAAACCGTATTCTGAAACAGATCCGACGGAGCCGTTTGCTGCAGACCGATGCGGCGATCAATCCAGGCAACTCCGGCGGCCCTTTGGTCGACCTGGACGGCAACGTGGTCGCGATCAACACCGCCATCGCGACTCGCAACGGAAGTTACCAAGGCATCGGGTTTGCAATTCCAATTGACCAAGCCAAATGGTTGGCTCGAGAGCTGGCAAAGTATGGCACCGTGCGTCGCTCGACGCTTGGTATCACGACCGCGGAGCTGACCGCCAAAATTGCCAAGAAAGTTCGCTTGCCCGAAGGGCTTGGCGTGCTGGTCTACGAGATCATTCGCAACAGTGCCGCGGACCGTGCTGGCCTGAAACAACTGGACGTCATCACCGAATTCGCGGGCCAGCCGGTTCACAAACCGATTGATCTGCGGGACGCCATTGAGCGTCAACCGGTTGGATCCAAGCAATCATTCAAGATCATTCGCGGTGGCGAAGAAATGGAACTGGAAGCGACGCTCGCTCCGGTTGACGACCCCACCGCATCCCCCGGCGAAGAAGAATAG